A stretch of DNA from Candidatus Aminicenantes bacterium:
TCGGCTTAACGCGTTACATTGAGGCCGGCGGCAACCTGGTCTGATGCCGCGGCCATGAAGTCGGCATAGGTTGAAGGAGACACTTCGATTTCCCCGGGCGACAGGGGACGCAAACCCAACCCCCTCAGCTCCGCGGGCAAGGCGGCCAACGGCTCCCTGAAACGCAACACCACTCGTTCAGAAAACACGTCCGCGTGGGTCACCGGCAACGGTTGGATAAGCAGGCGCAGAACCGCCACCCGGAACACCTCATCCATTCCGGGTGGAATCCGTCCAAAACGGTCTCTCACCTCAGCGCGCACATTTGCGAGTTCCTCACGGTCGCGGGCGGCCATGACGCGGCGGTATACCCCCACCCTCTCCTCAATATCGGGAATGTAACCGGGTTCCACCGAAAACGCAAACCGAACATTGATTTCCGCGGGCAGCCGCGCGTCCTCTTCCCCCTTCAGGTCCTGGATGGTGCGCTGCAGCATCTCCATGAAGTAATCAAACCCCAAGGCTTCAATGTGCCCGTGCTGGCGGTTGCCCAGCAGGGAACCCGCTCCCCGCAAATGCAGGTCGAATTCCGCCAGCCGGTAACCTGCGCCCAACTCGGCAAACTCGCGCAAGGCCCGCAACCGGGCGTGGGCTTTATCGGAAAGAGTCGAGGCAGAGACCAGGAAATAGGCATGGGCGCGGCGATCGCCCCGTCCGATTCTGCCACGCAATTGATAGAGTTGGGTAAGCCCGAATCGCTCGGCGTGAATCACCACCAGCGTGTTGACCGCCGGGATATCGATGCCGTTCTCGATAATGGTGGTGGACAACAACACCTGGGTTCGGCGGTTGATAAAATCCAGCAAAGTCTTTTCAATCACTTCCGCGCGCATACGGGCATGGATAAGGGCGACATCGATCTCGGGGAGCCACTCCGCTAAGCGGGCACGGAAGGTCTCGATTCCCTGGATATCGTTGTACACGATGTAGACCTGTCCGTTCCGTTCCACTTCGTTCAACACGGCGGAGATCAGGATATCGGGACGGAACGCGGTTACCGTGTTGCGGATGGCCAGCCGGCCCAGAGGCGGGGTGCGGATCACTGAGATGTCCTGAAGGCCGGCCATGGAAAAAGAGAGGGTGCGGGGAATGGGGGTGGCGCTGAGGGTCAACACATCCACGTGGGGATGCTCTTGTTTGAGCTTTTCTTTTTGAAACACGCCAAAGCGCTGTTCTTCATCGATTATGAGCAAACCAAGGCGGGGAAAATCCAGGTGGCTGCTGAGCAAGGCGTGAGTGCCGATGACCAGGTCCACCTTGCCGTCCCGGATTTGCGTGACAACTCGCCGCCGCTGAGGCGCGGGCACCAGCCGGGAAAGCATTCCCAGGCGAACCGGTAGTTCCTGAAAGCGGTGGCGGAAGGTCTGAAAATGTTGCGATGCCAGGATGGTTGTGGGGCAGAGCATGGCCACCTGGCGATGATTGAGAATCACGCGGAAAGCCGCGCGCACCGCCACTTCGGTTTTTCCGAAAGAGACGTCACCGCAGACCAGGCGGTCCATGGGGTGGAAAGCTTCCAGGTCACGCAGCACATCGTGAATGGCGCGTTTCTGGTCAGCGGTTTCCACAAAGCGAAAGCCCCGCCGCAGGCGTTCCTCCCATTCATGGTCCCCGGGGAAAGCAGTGCCCCGGACCGCCTTGCGTTGCGCGTACAATTGCAGTAATTCACGGGCAAAGGGAATGATGCTGCGGCGGGCCCGGTTCTGCTTGGCGCGCCAGGTGCGACCGCCCATGCGGTCCAGTTCCGGGGCATGGCCTTCCATGGCCGTGTAAGGACGCAAAGCGTCGGCCTCGTATACCGGGACGTATAGACGCTCGCGATCACGGTATTCCACCACGATCACCTCCGTGGTGGTCGAAGATCTCTTGATGCGGTCAAAGCCGCTGACTGTCAGGCGTTCTATTCCCATGAAGCGACCGATGCCATGGCTGCGGTGGGTCACCAGTTCGCCCACGCGGATGTCGCGCAACAGACGCTCCCGCATGGCCGGTGAACGGGTGAGCCTGCGGGAGCGACTGGGAATCCAGGGACGATAGGGCAGGATCATGCGGCTACCGGTGGGATTCTCTACACCCGCGGGAAGATCATTAGGCAAAAAAGAGAATTCGGATCCGAGAAAATCCAGGCGCCTCCGCACGGATGAGATTCCCGATGCAACCGCCAGCTCAAGACCGGCGTTCAGGCGCCGCAGCAGCAGTTCGACGGATTCCTGGTCCATCTCCACCAGGCTTTGCCGCACCAGCCGGATAGCGGGATTGATTCCATCTACACTCTGCAGTGGATTGAAATCGATGATGGCGCGGTCCGCCAAATTGACACGCAGGGCATCCATGCAGACGTTGCTGGTTTTGTCAGGCAGAACCGCCTCGCGGATGCGGTCAAAGTGTGCCAGCAGTTTATCATGCTCCGCTTCCAGGCCGGCGCGATCCAGGATGAGGATGCGGGCTCCAGGCAGCCATTGATCCAGGGGACGCATGCCCTCTTTGCGATCACCCAGGTATTGGGCCAAATCCTGATAATTCAGGAAATACCGCAAGGGCGGCAAGCGCAACGATTGCACGGAATCCACCGACTTCTGGGTTTCCAAATCGAATCGACGCAAAGACACCAGGCGCGAACCTTCAAACTCCAGGCGGGCGGGCAACTCGCCGCCGGGCGCGAACACGTCTATTATACCGCCCCGGCGGGCCACCTGGCCGGGAGCGATTGCGTCATCGCGAAAAACATATCCCGCGCGCGCCAACCGCTCAATCAATTCTTCCCGCAACAAGCGCGCGCCAACCGCTACGCGCACGGCCATGACCGCCAGTTCCCGTGGCGGCTCCAACTGAATCGCCATCCCGGAAAGGGTCGAGATCACTACGGGTCGCGGCCCGGAACCATTGACGACCGCCGCCAGGTCGGACTTGTGCGCGGCGGCTGACAATTGCATGTCAGAATTTGCAAAGGGGTCTTCAAATGGCCGCAAGTGAAAGGCTATGGGGCGTTCATCACCTCCAAAAAGCCCCAACCATGCTTTCAAGCGTTCCGCCCGATCACGGGTCCGCTCATTCTCCCCCACTATCCAGATCACGGGACGGGTATCCGCCATGGCCGCGGCGGCAACCACCAGCTCGGCCAATTCAGCCGGACAATCTGAAACCACGCCTTCCCGGCTATGCTTCAGGAATGACAGGAAATCCGCCGCAAACAACCATTCCGGCTTTAGATACCCGCGCGCGCCGTTCATCCCCCCTCCAGCAGGCTATTTAGCTGAGCGATACTGGAAACAATGTGGTCCGGTGCGGCGGCATCCAGTTCTCCCGGACGCGCATACCCCCAGGTCACACCTACCGCAGAAATGTCGTTGGCCCGGGCTCCCCTGATGTCGCTACCGCGGTCGCCGACCATGACCGCCGGTCCCGGCGGCACCCGCTTCAGGGCGTCACGCACAACCTCAAGCTTGCGGGTGCGCCTGCCGTCCAGCTCTGATCCCTGCACGACGGAAAAAAATCCGGCCAACTGAAAGTATTCCAGGATGCGGCAAGCATAGACCGTGGGTTTGGCCGTGGCCAGGACGAGACAGGCTCCCCGGCGGGCCAGACCGGCCAACAGACCGTCGATACCCGCATACAAACGGTTTTCAAAAATTCCCCGCTCACTGAAGTATTCCCGGTAAAGCGCAACGGCATGAAACGCTTGCTTTCGGCTGAACCCGTAGCGTCGGGCAAATGATTGATGCAGGGGAGGACCGATAAAATCAACCAGTCCACCCGGTTCGGGCTCCGTGATCCCCAGTTTTTCCAGGGCGTAAAGCACGGAACGGACAATACCTTGCGCCGGGTCGGTCAGCGTGCCGTCCAGATCAAGAAGGATGGTTTTCCAATTCATAACGGCGACTTCTCCGGAAATCTTCAGCATAACCCAGGCTTTAAGGGGATGCAATATATATAGTTGGAGAGTTGGAAAGTGGAGAGTTGGAGGGGAATAGAATTGGAAAGTTGAAGAGGAGGAGACTGGAGGAGGCGGCAGGACAAGGACACAGGAATAATGAAGAAGGAATACAACCTGGGGACGGTGCTTGTAAGTATGTAAATACAGTCATTGCCATAAAATAAACCCTATGGCAAAGAAAAACGGATTCGGATTCCAGAATCCGTACTTACATACATACAAGCACCGTCCCCAAAAATAAGTTGATTCCAGACGCGCATTGCCGTATATTGGGTCCTTGCCAAAAACCAATAAACCTAAAGGAAGGAGAGACGCATGGCACATGTCATTAACGAAGAATGCATCAGTTGCGGGTCCTGCGAACCCGAATGCCCCGAGGGCGCGATTTCTGAGGGAGATGACCGGTTTGTTATCGATGCCGCCTTGTGTACCGATTGCGGCACCTGCGTGGATGTCTGTCCGGTGGATGCCATCCACCCCGGCGCTTAGGTTTTAACCGGGTGAATCGGGGGCGTTGCTTGTAAGTATGCAGGCACAAACGTACCTGCAACCTGTCCAGACAATTATCTGACTTGCTGCCCAACCATAGGGATAATTTTGGTCAGAACCGACCTTATATAATTACAAGCACTCCCTAATGACCCAATAAATCCCGGACGGGATGGCGAATCAGAGGTAAATCTGGAAAGCCCGCCTGCACGAATGCGGACGGGCCTTCCGGGTTTTTTTGTTTACAGGATTGTGACGTTGGCGGCCTGTTGGCCTTTGGGACCCTGTTTGACCTCGAACTCCACCTCCTGACCTTCCATCAGAGAGCGGTGCCCGGTGCCCTGGATCTCAGAGTAGTGGACGAACACATCGTTCGCACCATCAACTTCAATAAAGCCATAACCTTTGCTGTCATCAAACCATTTCACTCTACCTTTCGGCATAAACGTACTCCTTTTTTTTCTTCAGTAGACGCGGTAGAATGATACACCCGGAAGTAAAGGATTTTACTCGGAGAGATATGCCTCCACCTTCATCCACCAATCAAAGGTATTCTAACATAGAACTTTAAAAAAAACAAGTAAAGGCGAATTTTCAAAAAAGAACAGTTTTCTTATCGCCTGCAAAGCAACTGCGCCTGCAATTTGCTTTGGATTGTGATATGCTGAAAAAAATTCTTACCAGGAGTAAAGATATGAGCGAATTTTCCGACCTCACGGCCGTAATGAATACATCGAAGGGACCCATCCGTTTGCGCTTACTGGCGAATGCGGCCCCCCTGACCGTCGCCAATTTCGTCAACCTCGCATTGCGTGGCTATTACGACGGCTTGACATTTCACCGCGTCATCGCAGACTTCATGATCCAGGGCGGATGTCCGGAAGGATCCGGGCGCGGAGGTCCGGGTTACCATTTCCAGGATGAGGTCGATTCCGGCCTGCGCCACGACCGTCCGGGAATTCTCTCCATGGCGAATGCCGGACCGGCCACCAACGGCAGCCAGTTTTTTATCACCCACGTGGCCACGCCCTGGCTGGACGGCAAACCCACGGTATTTGGCGCGGTTGAAAGTGACTGTGACCAGGAAGTGGTCAACCGCATCAGCGCCGATGACACCATACACACCGTGGTAATCAAGAACGACCCGCTTCCCCTGCTACGCGGGATGGCGGATTCCCTGGCAAACATGAATGCCGCCTTGGATCGTGCTTTCCCCGATCTGAAGCCCGCTCCGGTTACGGCTTGATCACTGCTTGAATGATGCACTCCTGATTCAACCGGGGTATACTGAACCGGGAGGGAGATCCCATGGGCAAAGTCCTCGAAGGCATCAACAAGGTCCTGAACTTTACCCTGTTTGAACTCAACCAGACCCCTGTCTCTCCCGCCTCCATCCTCATGTTCATTCTGGTGGTGTTGGCGTTTTACCTGCTCTCCCGCCTCGTACGTCGCATTCTGAAGGGCGGAGTGTGTTCCACCGCCTGGAGATGGAGCTGTGGGCATGGGTCAAGGAACCCC
This window harbors:
- a CDS encoding DEAD/DEAH box helicase — protein: MNGARGYLKPEWLFAADFLSFLKHSREGVVSDCPAELAELVVAAAAMADTRPVIWIVGENERTRDRAERLKAWLGLFGGDERPIAFHLRPFEDPFANSDMQLSAAAHKSDLAAVVNGSGPRPVVISTLSGMAIQLEPPRELAVMAVRVAVGARLLREELIERLARAGYVFRDDAIAPGQVARRGGIIDVFAPGGELPARLEFEGSRLVSLRRFDLETQKSVDSVQSLRLPPLRYFLNYQDLAQYLGDRKEGMRPLDQWLPGARILILDRAGLEAEHDKLLAHFDRIREAVLPDKTSNVCMDALRVNLADRAIIDFNPLQSVDGINPAIRLVRQSLVEMDQESVELLLRRLNAGLELAVASGISSVRRRLDFLGSEFSFLPNDLPAGVENPTGSRMILPYRPWIPSRSRRLTRSPAMRERLLRDIRVGELVTHRSHGIGRFMGIERLTVSGFDRIKRSSTTTEVIVVEYRDRERLYVPVYEADALRPYTAMEGHAPELDRMGGRTWRAKQNRARRSIIPFARELLQLYAQRKAVRGTAFPGDHEWEERLRRGFRFVETADQKRAIHDVLRDLEAFHPMDRLVCGDVSFGKTEVAVRAAFRVILNHRQVAMLCPTTILASQHFQTFRHRFQELPVRLGMLSRLVPAPQRRRVVTQIRDGKVDLVIGTHALLSSHLDFPRLGLLIIDEEQRFGVFQKEKLKQEHPHVDVLTLSATPIPRTLSFSMAGLQDISVIRTPPLGRLAIRNTVTAFRPDILISAVLNEVERNGQVYIVYNDIQGIETFRARLAEWLPEIDVALIHARMRAEVIEKTLLDFINRRTQVLLSTTIIENGIDIPAVNTLVVIHAERFGLTQLYQLRGRIGRGDRRAHAYFLVSASTLSDKAHARLRALREFAELGAGYRLAEFDLHLRGAGSLLGNRQHGHIEALGFDYFMEMLQRTIQDLKGEEDARLPAEINVRFAFSVEPGYIPDIEERVGVYRRVMAARDREELANVRAEVRDRFGRIPPGMDEVFRVAVLRLLIQPLPVTHADVFSERVVLRFREPLAALPAELRGLGLRPLSPGEIEVSPSTYADFMAAASDQVAAGLNVTR
- a CDS encoding HAD family hydrolase; amino-acid sequence: MNWKTILLDLDGTLTDPAQGIVRSVLYALEKLGITEPEPGGLVDFIGPPLHQSFARRYGFSRKQAFHAVALYREYFSERGIFENRLYAGIDGLLAGLARRGACLVLATAKPTVYACRILEYFQLAGFFSVVQGSELDGRRTRKLEVVRDALKRVPPGPAVMVGDRGSDIRGARANDISAVGVTWGYARPGELDAAAPDHIVSSIAQLNSLLEGG
- a CDS encoding 4Fe-4S dicluster domain-containing protein yields the protein MAHVINEECISCGSCEPECPEGAISEGDDRFVIDAALCTDCGTCVDVCPVDAIHPGA
- a CDS encoding cold-shock protein gives rise to the protein MPKGRVKWFDDSKGYGFIEVDGANDVFVHYSEIQGTGHRSLMEGQEVEFEVKQGPKGQQAANVTIL
- a CDS encoding peptidylprolyl isomerase, which produces MSEFSDLTAVMNTSKGPIRLRLLANAAPLTVANFVNLALRGYYDGLTFHRVIADFMIQGGCPEGSGRGGPGYHFQDEVDSGLRHDRPGILSMANAGPATNGSQFFITHVATPWLDGKPTVFGAVESDCDQEVVNRISADDTIHTVVIKNDPLPLLRGMADSLANMNAALDRAFPDLKPAPVTA